Below is a window of bacterium DNA.
CACGACGTCGCCGACGCGCTGCGCCGGCTGCCGCTGGACTTGCGGAACGCGATGTACCTCGAGGGGGGGCCGACGGCGCAGTTCTCGCTGGAGGCCGGCGACCAGCAGCTCGACTTTTCGGGGCTGTACGAGGCGGGTTCCGTCGGGGAGGGGCGCCGCGCCGACGCGGTCCCGATCCCCAACGTCATCGCCGT
It encodes the following:
- a CDS encoding phosphodiester glycosidase family protein, translated to HDVADALRRLPLDLRNAMYLEGGPTAQFSLEAGDQQLDFSGLYEAGSVGEGRRADAVPIPNVIAVQRRVRR